Proteins co-encoded in one Brassica oleracea var. oleracea cultivar TO1000 chromosome C4, BOL, whole genome shotgun sequence genomic window:
- the LOC106340489 gene encoding cyclin-dependent protein kinase inhibitor SMR3, whose translation MGFSKKSQLDGSLDSDGKKWVIAGIGIRASLKPVKTKLRAPETEAEVEEEEECSTTPTAKEAKIPEKLKCPPAPRKRRPALKCRSNAVREFFTPPDDLETVFIRRR comes from the coding sequence ATGGGTTTTTCGAAGAAATCTCAATTAGACGGCAGTTTAGATTCCGACGGGAAGAAATGGGTTATCGCCGGAATCGGGATTCGGGCTTCGTTGAAGCCGGTGAAGACAAAACTCAGAGCACCGGAGACTGAAGCCGAAGTTGAAGAAGAGGAAGAATGTTCGACGACGCCAACTGCAAAGGAAGCAAAGATACCAGAGAAATTGAAATGTCCACCAGCACCGAGAAAGAGACGGCCGGCGTTGAAGTGTCGGAGTAACGCCGTTAGAGAGTTCTTCACGCCTCCTGACGATTTAGAGACGGTGTTTATACGGCGCCGTTAA
- the LOC106338819 gene encoding transcription factor MYB98-like, with amino-acid sequence MLGTRIGKQCRERWHNHLRHGIKKSAWTEEEDQILVEAHKVFGNKWAKIALKLCGRTENAIKNRWNGTKRRMRLMRMKKSDKNANPLQNAILARYIRHVTNENESPNTKETDCTKDDDRENAFDGEMDLSLDVTTQTTKPLAKMSTTSCYVPEPATTFSWDDYFTNICESMDDIQMLMQGLD; translated from the exons ATGCTTGGAACACGAATAGGAAAACAATGTAGAGAGAGGTGGCACAACCATCTTCGTCATGGCATCAAG AAAAGCGCATGGACTGAAGAAGAAGATCAGATATTGGTTGAAGCCCACAAGGTTTTTGGTAACAAATGGGCCAAGATTGCCTTAAAACTCTGTGGAAGAACTGAAAATGCTATTAAGAATCGCTGGAATGGTACAAAACGTCGAATGCGCCTGATGAGAATGAAGAAAAGTGATAAAAATGCAAACCCACTCCAAAATGCCATCCTCGCAAGATATATAAGACATGTCACAAACGAGAATGAATCTCCTAACACCAAAGAAACAGATTGCACTAAGGATGATGATCGTGAAAATGCTTTTGATGGAGAGATGGATTTGAGTCTGGATGTTACAACACAGACCACAAAACCATTGGCTAAGATGTCCACAACATCATGCTATGTTCCCGAGCCAGCTACAACATTTTCATGGGATGATTACTTTACAAATATTTGTGAATCCATGGATGACATTCAGATGCTCATGCAAGGATTAGACTAA